The stretch of DNA tttatttatctaatgttaattaaaatattttcttaatttatttttgtaataaagaaaaataaaaaatggaattaaaaaaaaagcaaatttgctttttttttaaattttatttatattctaattaatatttattttatgtttttttttttttttctatttattaaaacataattAATTACTCacctaatttttttacttactcttttaataagaattaaaagaatGTTTTCTTCAAACTGTTTtaggtattttttttacaacttaaaaatagttttaagctttttattctcttttttttttaaacgaaatatttttatatcatttaaattaccttatctttatatatataaggtTATCTTTACAAaagcaaaagaaaaaagaaaaaaaaaaacatcaaataagttaaaattaattttagaGTTGTAGacacatttttattattttaaaaagttgtataatttttaagtattcattttaacataaaaaaaataagatattcaattaaatttcttcttttttttcctctCAAGGAATAGAAAGATGATAATGAATATTATCATTAGCAGTATCaataaaatacataattttaagtaaaataaaaaaaaaaaaaatttgctcattaaaaaatattttttttttattttcgaGATTTTCGTAATTTctctttatttctttttttattttctttacataattatttatttaccCATTTTAGTtgcttatattattttttaattctctaTTCTCAAAAAAACATGCATTTCAAAAAGCATTTTTGCCATTTTTAGCTTTTGATATTATAAGGAAATTACATCAGTtgctttttaattatataattatatatcatgcttatatatttaatatatatatatatatatatctattttttttttcttttttgtatattaataaataattaagcaaaattatacattttttattagatcaaataattaaattttttttttattcttttacaTGTAGAACAGTTAATGCACTATTTATTAGGTCggagtttttttttaaatttgatcCCTTTTTTGCATAAAAGTTGTAAGAAGCTTATAAAgtaaagaaaagaaaaagacatttttttttaattttttagtataCAACaagtatttattaatttattatttcaacTGTTTTGTatagtaatataaatatttatgaatctttttttttcaaaaaaaaaaaaaaaaatataaaaaaacttaaaGAGTGTAACATagttttttccttttttcccctttcaaattctttttaaattttttttttttctatcttAATAAtcttatgaaattttttagctttctttttttttataaagttatttatgaagctaaaaattttttgaaatttttttttttgttagtGTGAAATATGAGCaatattatattcataaaatttatcatatgataaatttatgtatttgtatattttatttttatttattattaatatttgtttttattttatctttttaaagCATGTTTCTTCCTAAAGATGAAATGCTAATTTTACATTTGACTATTCATGATGTATACGATACAAAAGACAATAAAATAACACTTGAAGAAAAACCATACATAAAATTCTACtggaaaaatataaagtataaaaattacttaaaatttttttcagaaGAGATAAATTGGTTTTGTGAATTTTTTTTGCCTTATAAAATAGGAgattatatagaaaatttaGTTGTTCAAATATGGGCTACtagttatataaaaacaaaaagaaaaatagcttataattatattaatataaatcaaGTAGaacaaaaaagtaaaattaatgGAAAAACAGAATTAATAGGTAGAAGAAAAGGacttaaaataatatacagTCTTCAAATTATATGTTATTCATTATATAGATTCATGAAGAATACTCAAAAGATAATATTAGATAAAATAtctatttataaaatgatGCAAATAcatagaaaaaatgaaaaaaataattactggaaagaaaaaaataacctttttgataaatatcttatatcattatttgaaaaaaaaaattatgaaaaagcAAATACTGCTTTAAGattaaaaacaataaaatcACCAAATATAAACACAAAAATCAAATCAAACttcaaattaaaattaaaatcaaatttaaaatataaattaagatcaaaaataaaattaaaagataagacaaaagaaaaagtaagTTTAAAGAAATCCAAAATAAACTCAAAAACACGATCAAACTtaaaaacaagaaaaaaaacaaaaaaaatcacaaaaaaaaaaataaaaataaatggaaatccaaaaaataataattcaagTTCAGGAagtaaaaaacattttttaaatataggctataaaatacataaattatcatctaaaaaaagtattaaattttttaattttaaatttcctATAttgaataatgaaaatactATTTTAAGAACTACAACAAATggttcaaataaaaatttaacttaTCCAAATTTTAACAAAGCTAAATGTATTTATTACTtgttaaaaagaataaaaaaagaaaaattatcatgagaaaaaaaaaataaatataataatatatacaaaagaaatatataaaaaaatacctACTTTTTAATACAGAacgaaaaatataaaatactaGTTTAAAAATATCTTGATAatgcaataaaaaaaaaagaaaattttttcaaataaatttttttgtagattgataaaaattaaaaaaaattagatgaacaaaaaaaagtttcTATAAAACAGAATTGAacaattttcattattaaatgaaaatctgataaaaatgtaatttttcttctaaaattaaatttaagctaatttttttttaatatttttaattgacaactttaatttttaacatatttaaaaaaaaaaaaaatttaaaaaaaaaacagtagaatttcattttaattatatatatatatatatatatattaatgaaatcccccttttttttttaataaaattttttttatcttttttatttatcaagaaaaatttttgataaattattttatatatcaattattttatttgttattattttttttaatttatataatttattatttattcatatttttttcttttttttttttttttttgttatttgaacttaaaaatttaattattttttaatattatttaaaaaaaaaaaaatgattaaaaatacaaaaaacaAACAacctaaaaataaaattggaaataataaaataaaacgtGTAAAATttagaagaattaaaaaaataaaattcaaagatgaaaaaataccagtagaaaaaaaaataaataaagtgAAAATAAAGGTGAGACTATATTCTTaaactttaaaattttaataaatatatcaaaaaagtaatgaaaaaatatcatgatacttctttatatataactttttttttcctatagaggagcaaaaaaaaattggacACTATctataaaaagaaagaatataaaaaaaaattagaaaaacaGAAAGATGAGTTTTATAATTTACAacaacaattaaaaaaacaaagttTTGATAACGAAAAGTACTGCATTTTTGTGTTAAGAAATAATGTTGATTGTATTTATAATGCTCCCAGAAGAATCCTTCAAGTACttaattcaattttttttcttttttttatattatgacTCGTTTACTTTCTAATACATTCTATTGGCCATTCTTTtatcataataaaatttattagaatatattagtttttatttataaagtttataatattattaattatatatacttgtatatttaaattatatatatatatatattcataattctttatgcaattttttatttgtagaaattaaatttaaataataaatatgatggcatattattaattaatacaaaaaaaaatatgaaaaacttatttatattaaatccTTACATATGTTAtggttatataaaaaaatacaatttttataatttaatggAAAAAAGGCTTTTCATAAAAGATGATaataatcaaataaaaagaataaatggCAATAAAATGATTGAAAATCTATTTGGGAAATTTGggattttttctttttcgtCGTTTTGTGATTACATTTTCGAATGTCAAGAAAATGCAGATATCAttgcaaaaaaatatattatgccctttgatttttcatttttaaataataaaatgacttttgattttttgcaatttaaaaatgaatttaaagGATTTATGAAAGaagaaattaatgaaatattggaaaaaataatttaaatctttatttttctttgttaAATTAGTGACCctttgaaataaataaaataatatatactaTTTTTAACTGGAATTTTAAtttgtgtatatatatattttttttttaatttgtcattagaattttttatggttaattttaattttaataaataatacttaaaaaaagaaaagtaaaattaattataactgttttaaaaatattaaacaaaaattgatattatttatttttaatattttttaattattttacactattaaatgaaattttaatttgtaACACtgattcatatatatatttattatcataCAGCATTATAGATTTTACtactttaatatatatatatatgtgtaaatagtgataataaaatagttACTGATATACCTATAGcatcttttttataaaaaaaattaat from Plasmodium relictum strain SGS1 genome assembly, chromosome: 11 encodes:
- a CDS encoding 60S ribosomal protein L7-2, putative, which gives rise to MIKNTKNKQPKNKIGNNKIKRVKFRRIKKIKFKDEKIPVEKKINKVKIKRSKKKLDTIYKKKEYKKKLEKQKDEFYNLQQQLKKQSFDNEKYCIFVLRNNVDCIYNAPRRILQKLNLNNKYDGILLINTKKNMKNLFILNPYICYGYIKKYNFYNLMEKRLFIKDDNNQIKRINGNKMIENLFGKFGIFSFSSFCDYIFECQENADIIAKKYIMPFDFSFLNNKMTFDFLQFKNEFKGFMKEEINEILEKII